Part of the Halorhabdus utahensis DSM 12940 genome, TGCTCGTAATACCCCGCCGGAAGCGGGGCGTCGCTGGCGAGATAGCCGGTGACGAGAGCGAGGAGCCAGGCGTAGGGCCGGCGAGCCGCGATGCTTTCGGGGGAAGGGAGGATTCCATCGGACCCAGTCCAGGACAGCAGGAGGAGTGTCCCCTCGAACAGCGCGATCATCGTGGCGGCGACGATGAACGGGGCCATCCCGGTCGGATCGGGGTTGAAAATGAACGCGATCCCGCCGAAGGCCGCCCAGAACAGGAGTCGACGGTCAGCCAGCCACTGCCTCGAAGTCACGCCCATCATGATCGCGAGCATGATGAACAGCGGAATCTGGAAGATGGCCGCGAAAAAGCCCATCATCAGGACCATCAGATCGAACGTCTCGGTGAGGGCGAAGGCGATGTCCGCCGCGCTCTCGGAGTAGTACAGGAAGTACGTGAAGATCGCGGGGAGGACCAGGATGTACGAAAAGGCCAGTCCAACCGTGGCGAGTATAAGACTCGTCGGCACGGCGGCGAGATAGTATCGGCGCTCGCGGGGGAACAGCCCGGGGCGCATGAACAGGTACGTCTCGTAGACGAAGGCAGGGAGCGCGACGACGAACCCGGCAAGCGTCGCGACCTTGAACCGCGCCAGGATCGTCGCGACCGGATTGTAGACGCGTGGACAGGCCGGCTTGATCGTCACGCCCGCGGGTGTCACGACCGTCCCCGTCGTCGGGCATTGCTCGAAGGTTCCCGGCAAGAAGGAATACCAGATTGTGTTGATGATCTGCTCGCCGAAAGGAAAGACGACGGCACTCACACCGGCCATCAACACCAGCACGACGCCGAGACGACGCACCATCTCCTCGATGTGATCGGCCAGCGGCATCTCCTCGTCATCCGGTGCCTTGTTGTCATCGACCGGTTCGGTCGGATCGGACTCGAAGGTGGGGCGTGGCGGCTCCTGATCAGGTGGTTCGTCCGCCGTCCGAACCGGCTCCATCGAGTTGATCGTGCCGTTGCCGTCCGCTGACTCCGCACCCGTACCGTCACCGTCCTCGTCGTCTGCCCCTGAATCGTCCTCCGTGGCGTCGTCCGTCTCGGGGTCGGCATCCGTCTCGTCGTCTGTCCCACCGGAACGATCTTCGACCCCGGCTTCGTCATCGGGTTCGGCTGACTCGTCCCGATCGAGAGTCGAATCATCGGATCCGTCGGCCGTCCCGGGAGAATCGACGGCGTCGTCCCTCGCCGAGTCGGGGCTGTCGCGTCCGTTCTCGGATGGATCCTCGGAGTCGTCGGGACCGTCGCCGTCGGTCATCGTTTCGTCGGGTTTGCACCCTCTTGTTGTAAGCCTTCTTTTCGCGTCCGGGTAGCCCCTCCCCACGGGCAAGCCGATACGTCGATGAATAAATTGATAACGGCGAGTTCGTTACTCCTCCGAACGAAGATGTCCGGAGCGCTCGACGACGGCACACGTCGCACACTCGCGAGTGGTCGAGAGACGCTGGGAGCGATGCTTCGGTCTGCACAGCAGGATCTCCAGAAGGTGTTTATCGCGTTCGTTCTCGGCCTCGTGGGGACGATCTGGATACTGCAGTCGTTCGTCTGGGATCGGCTCAAGACCGATATGTTTGCGGGCATGAGCGAAGAGGTTCGGGAGGGAACCAACGTCGTTACCGTCTCGCCGTTCGACGTCATTCTCTTGCAGGTGAAGATCGGACTTATCGTCGGTGCGATCCTATCGGTCCCGCTGTTTCTGTATTTCTCGCGTGACGCACTCAGACGACGCAACTGGTTGCCACAGGCTCCGATCGCCCGCTGGAAGATGGTGTTTTTGGTCGTCGCTATGCTCGCGCTGTTCGTCGGCGGCATCGCCTACGCCTATTCCGTCTTCTTCCCGATCATGTTCCGCTTCCTGGCGTCAAACGCGATCAACGCCGGGTTCGTCCCGACGTATCACATCGTCAAGTGGGTCGAGTTCATCCTGTTGCTCTCGCTGTCGTTCGGGATCGCATCCCAGTTGCCGCTCGTCATGAGTACGCTCGCGTACGCCGACATCGTGCCATACGAGACGTTCCGTGACAAATGGAAGCACGCCATCTTCGGCCTGTATGCGGGGGGTGCGGTGTTCACCCCGCCGGACCCGATCACGCAGCTGATGTGGGCGACGCCGCTTGTCGGCCTCTACGCCGTCAGTCTACAGATTACGAAACTCGTCGTCGGTGCAAAGCGTTCACGCGGGCAAGTCGACGTGAGTGAAACGCTCCGTGCACGGTGGAACGTCCTCGCCGGGACAGCGATCACAGCTTTCGCCGTCGTCTACGGCTTCTTCAGTGCCGGCGGCGTGGGAGCGATCAACGAGGGACTCTCGATGGCTCCCGGCGATCTTGGACCAGTACCGACCATCGGGGCGGCCCTGGGGCTACCCGAGTCCCAGGCGGCAGCACTGGTTGCCGGTGTCGTCGCCGTGATGGCAGTCGCTATCGTCGGGTTTCGCTTGGTCGCCAGTCAGGTACAACAGGAAGCAGGTCTGGCGATGGCGACGATGGGCGATCCGTCCGCGATCGACATCGGGAACCTCGATAAGGCCGGTATCGAAGCCGCACCGCCGGAGGCGTTCGAAGCACTCGAAGAACACGAAGCGATGGCCCACGTCAACGAGGCGATCGGGAACGGGAACACGGACAAAGCGGAACTCATCCTCGACCGGTACGACGAGGCGAACGAGCGGGCTCAAAACCGACAAGACGCGACAGCCGAGGGGGGCGAAGAAGGCGATTCGGGCGTCGTCTCGGAGACGGCGACCGGTGTCGTCGACGCCTTCACCGAGGAGGAAACGACCGAAGACGACATCGGCGGCTACATGTATGACCTGCGGTTCATCCTCGAATCGCTCACGTCGAAGGCGTTCAGACTCGTCGCGGTCTTCATGGCCGTGCTCGCGGGATCGTTCATGTACCTCTACTCGGGCGGGATCGGTGACATCCGACGCGACTTCCTGCGCCGACTGCCGGCTGACAAGATCGATCAGGGGGATATCGCCGTCCTCCACCCCGTCGAGCATCTCGTGTTCGAGATCAAGGTGAGCGCGTTGCTCGCCGTCGTCGCCGTGCTTCCGCTGGTGCTGTATTACGTCTGGCCGGCCCTGAAAGAGCGCGGGTGGGCCGCCGGTGACCGACGGACGTTGCTCGTCTGGGGCGGATCGCTCGTGGTCGGCATCAGCGTGGGGAGTTACATCGGATACAGCTTCGTCGCGCCAGCCGTCATGTCGTGGCTGGCTTCGGACGCGATCAACGCCCACATGGTCGTCCGGTATCGGGTCAATACCTTCGGGTGGCTGCTGGTGTTCACCACTGTCGGGATCGGCCTGCTCGCCGAAATCCCCATCACAATGCTGTTGTTCTACCGTGGTGGCCTCGTCTCCTACGAGCGCATGCGCTCCGGGTGGCGCGTGGTCGTGTTGGCGTTTTTCGCCCTGGCAGCAGTCGTGACGCCCGGCGGGATGTTCTCGCTTTTGATGGTCGCCATTCCGGCCGCACTGGCGTACCTCCTTGGCCTTGGCATCCTCTGGCTGTATACGCTCGGCGGCAGACGGAAGGGGCCGCTGACGCCGGCGACGACCTAGCCGGCGGGCGAGCCCGAACCGCTCCGATCGAGCGGTCCATGGCAGCGGGACGAATCACGCCGACTGCTGACAACGTACAAACGGGGAGCACTCAGACGACGAACAGTAATTCAAAGGTCGCAAACGACGCGATAGTGGCGAGCATGGGGACGAGGTTCTGCATGAGGAGGACACGAGCAGTCGTCGACGGGTCGAAGAGGTTCGACTGGGCGGGCGGTTCCTGAGCGGGTTCGTCGCCGATCGGCTCCGGGTCGTGTTCGTCCTCGATCAGTTCCGGTTTCCCCACCGTCGGGGCATCGTCGTCCGCAGCCAGCGCCCCGACAGACACCGGTGGGGTTTCGTCGCCGACGACGGCGTCCTCGATCTTGACGACTCGGGTCGCCCGCCCCCATCCGAGGCCCACGATGTTCACCGTCGCGATCACGACGAAACTCGCCGGGACGCCGGCGGCCGATAGCGCGATCACGATCGTCGAGCTGACGACAGCGACGACGATCGCCGCGGTCAGCGGCAGATCGGTGATGTCGTTGCCGAGCGTCTCCATGGTCCGGCGAGCGATCGTAAAGGCCCCGACGGCGACGGCCGCACAGCCGAGAAGGATAGCGGGGTTCATCTTGAGTTCGTTCGAACCCACCAGCGGCGCGATCGCGTTGGCGATGTTGCTCGTCCCGGAACTGAAGGCCATCAGACACCCGATCGCGACGAGAACGACAGTCCCGACGATCTCACGACGGGACGTGTTCGGGCCGGGAGCGGGTCGGGGGAGCCCACCCTCACGGTCGAGCGTCAACAGTGGTCCCTCGGACTGGTCGATCGCGATGAGTCGCCGCAGGTGCGTATAGAAGTATCGGCCGATGACCGCGGAGATCCAGAAGCCGATTACCGGTGAGACGATCCACCAGGAGACGATCTCACCCACGACGGTGAGATCGAGCGTCCCGGAGGCGATGCCGAGCCCCGCGATCGCGCCGACGGCAGTCATCGACGTCGAGGCGGGCGCACCCGAGAGGTTGCCGATCAACAGCGCCCCGCCGATGAAAAACAGGACAGCGATACTGACCGGCAGGCTGAAGATCGTCGGATCGGTGACGAGTTCCGTCCCGAGCGTGTCGACGACCTCCCGGCCGATCGTCCACGCGCCGACGAAGAAACTGACGGACATCAGCGCGGCCGCGCCGACCTTGCCGATCGCCCCCGCGCCGACTGCCGGCCCGAAGGCTGGACCGGTCGTCGCGCCGCCGATGTTGTACGCGACGAACGCGGTGATGACGATCCCGACGACGAGGAGTGGTTCGACCATCTGTCTACCTGAAACGTGGCCGCTCTGTCAGTAGATACTGTCGGTTCTCGTATCAAACTCACGGTCGCCAACACCCCCGGTTCGCGGGCGACCGCTCACTCGGTCCGCGGCGGGGCTTCGCCGAGGCGTCCCTCCACGAACGCAGCGAAGTCCTCGGCGAAGGCCTCAACCTCGTCCCAGTCAGTGTACTCGTAGTCCCGCGAGGTGTCCGTATCCCCCGTTGCCCGCTTTGCGATCTGCTTCATCAACAACCGCTTGAGGAACCCGTACTTCGAGTACCGCAATGCGCCGCCGAACAGGCCGACGCGGTCCGGATGAAACGCCGTCGAGTCCTCGAAGTCCTCAACGTAGCCCGCGGCCTCGGCACGCCGGTCCGGGTCGTCGGTGGCGGATGATAGCGACACCTGGAAGAACCCCGTCGGACGACCGGCGAGCGCCTCGCGGTTTTCGCGGACGAACCCCTCGATGCTTGACTGGTGACTCCCCATGTGGATCGACGACCCGATCACGACGGCATCGTAGCCGGTCGGGTCGAGGTCGTTCTCGGCCACGTTCCGGACCGGGGCGCGGTGGCCACGTTCGGTGAGCCGGTCGCCGATCCGTTCGGCGATCGTCTCGGTCTGGCCCTCGCTGGTGCCGTAACACACGAGAATCGTTGCCATAGGAGACCTACGACTGCGGCGGGTAAATAGATATCTGAGTGACGAGTGTCGCGAGCGAACCGCGAGGCTAAAGTATTCTTGAGAGAAGTCCCCAGTATGCCCAAGATAAGCGTCGAAGTGCCCCAGGAACTCCTGGCGGATCTCGACGATCACGTCGGCGAGGAGGGGAAGTTCGTCAACCGGTCGGAGGCGATCCGGGCCTCGATCCGGAAGACGCTGGATCTACTCGACGAGATCGACGAGCGCCAGGGGAGGCAGACCGATGAGCGCTGAACGGTCTGCGACGCCGTTGCCGCTGGCTCGCCTCGGGCTGATCGCGGTCTTCGTGACGGCGCTGATCACCTCACAGGTGACCGCGAGCAAACTCGTCGGCATCGATATCCCGTTCTCGCTCCCGCTGGCCGGGTCAACGCTGATCGTCCCGGCGGCCGCCTTCGCCTACGCGGTGACCTTTTTCGCCTCGGACTGTTATGCCGAACTCTACGGCCGCAGCGAGGCGACCAAGCTGGTCAACGTCGCCTTCGCGATGAACTTCGTCCTGCTTGGGCTGGTATGGCTCGCGATCGAAGCACCCATCTTTGTCGGCTCGCCCGTCGACCAGTCACCGTTCGCCAGCGTGCTGGGATCGAGTACGGGCGTCGTCGCCGGGAGCATGCTCGCCTACCTCGTCAGCCAGAACCTCGACGTCTTCACGTTCCACTGGCTTCGGGACCGCACCGACGGCCGACTCCTGTGGCTGCGCAACGTCGGGTCGACGGCGACGAGCCAGTTCGTCGACACGGTCATCTTCATCACCGTCGCCTTCATCCTCTTCAAGGGGATACCACTGGGTGACGCCGCCGGGTTGATCGTCGGCCAGTACCTCGTCAAGATCGGCGTCGCGGTGTTCGACACGCCGTTCGTCTACGCGGTCGTCCATTTCGTCCGGGACCGCGAGGTGGGCGCGAACGTCGTCCCGAGCGACTGAGAACAGAAGGCAGTCGACTGCTACTTACTCGTTGACGATCGCCGTCTCGTAGTCGCCCGCCGACCCGGAGACGCCGGCCGCACACACAGCGTGTTCGAACTCGTGATCGTAGAGTTCTCGCGCCGCGCCCGCGGCGTCATTCGCGCCGAGGTCGAACGGGACCGGGTCGTCGCGCTCGTAGGTCGCCACGAGCGTCGGCTCCTCGACGGCCTCAACCACCAGCGCGTCACGACGGACGATCCCGATGGCTGCGCCGGCCTCGCCGGCAGTTGGATCGTCCTCGCTAACGCCGACGATGCCGGCGATCCGGGGCGTGTCGTAGTCGTCCTTCTCGAAGTCCAGCGCTTTCAGGGGCTCGGCCAGCGCGTCCCGGGCCGGCGTGCCGAGCGCGAGTTTCTCGGCGATGGGATCGACGTGGCTGCCGTTGCCGATCACCGCACCGCGGTCGGTCAGCCGGACCGCGTTGTAGGAGATGTAGGGGTTGTCCGTCTCGGGGGCGTCTGCCGTCGGCGCGACGGTGATCGTCCCGTCGCGATCGACGGCCTTGCGGTTGGGAAACGAGCGGGAGGAGA contains:
- a CDS encoding twin-arginine translocase subunit TatC, whose protein sequence is MTDGDGPDDSEDPSENGRDSPDSARDDAVDSPGTADGSDDSTLDRDESAEPDDEAGVEDRSGGTDDETDADPETDDATEDDSGADDEDGDGTGAESADGNGTINSMEPVRTADEPPDQEPPRPTFESDPTEPVDDNKAPDDEEMPLADHIEEMVRRLGVVLVLMAGVSAVVFPFGEQIINTIWYSFLPGTFEQCPTTGTVVTPAGVTIKPACPRVYNPVATILARFKVATLAGFVVALPAFVYETYLFMRPGLFPRERRYYLAAVPTSLILATVGLAFSYILVLPAIFTYFLYYSESAADIAFALTETFDLMVLMMGFFAAIFQIPLFIMLAIMMGVTSRQWLADRRLLFWAAFGGIAFIFNPDPTGMAPFIVAATMIALFEGTLLLLSWTGSDGILPSPESIAARRPYAWLLALVTGYLASDAPLPAGYYEQLPGVVSGFIESNGLLGMTPVVVGGALIATYELLVFLAIRLLSMGRLKQVLFTGRVSLFRLRAPVWILSLTIGYFASPEPFLLDRANEIALAPVEAAALAGGLIVAFEVTLAIWRYVRPEQGQRLPLDR
- a CDS encoding twin-arginine translocase subunit TatC, which gives rise to MSGALDDGTRRTLASGRETLGAMLRSAQQDLQKVFIAFVLGLVGTIWILQSFVWDRLKTDMFAGMSEEVREGTNVVTVSPFDVILLQVKIGLIVGAILSVPLFLYFSRDALRRRNWLPQAPIARWKMVFLVVAMLALFVGGIAYAYSVFFPIMFRFLASNAINAGFVPTYHIVKWVEFILLLSLSFGIASQLPLVMSTLAYADIVPYETFRDKWKHAIFGLYAGGAVFTPPDPITQLMWATPLVGLYAVSLQITKLVVGAKRSRGQVDVSETLRARWNVLAGTAITAFAVVYGFFSAGGVGAINEGLSMAPGDLGPVPTIGAALGLPESQAAALVAGVVAVMAVAIVGFRLVASQVQQEAGLAMATMGDPSAIDIGNLDKAGIEAAPPEAFEALEEHEAMAHVNEAIGNGNTDKAELILDRYDEANERAQNRQDATAEGGEEGDSGVVSETATGVVDAFTEEETTEDDIGGYMYDLRFILESLTSKAFRLVAVFMAVLAGSFMYLYSGGIGDIRRDFLRRLPADKIDQGDIAVLHPVEHLVFEIKVSALLAVVAVLPLVLYYVWPALKERGWAAGDRRTLLVWGGSLVVGISVGSYIGYSFVAPAVMSWLASDAINAHMVVRYRVNTFGWLLVFTTVGIGLLAEIPITMLLFYRGGLVSYERMRSGWRVVVLAFFALAAVVTPGGMFSLLMVAIPAALAYLLGLGILWLYTLGGRRKGPLTPATT
- a CDS encoding inorganic phosphate transporter, which translates into the protein MVEPLLVVGIVITAFVAYNIGGATTGPAFGPAVGAGAIGKVGAAALMSVSFFVGAWTIGREVVDTLGTELVTDPTIFSLPVSIAVLFFIGGALLIGNLSGAPASTSMTAVGAIAGLGIASGTLDLTVVGEIVSWWIVSPVIGFWISAVIGRYFYTHLRRLIAIDQSEGPLLTLDREGGLPRPAPGPNTSRREIVGTVVLVAIGCLMAFSSGTSNIANAIAPLVGSNELKMNPAILLGCAAVAVGAFTIARRTMETLGNDITDLPLTAAIVVAVVSSTIVIALSAAGVPASFVVIATVNIVGLGWGRATRVVKIEDAVVGDETPPVSVGALAADDDAPTVGKPELIEDEHDPEPIGDEPAQEPPAQSNLFDPSTTARVLLMQNLVPMLATIASFATFELLFVV
- a CDS encoding flavodoxin domain-containing protein; amino-acid sequence: MATILVCYGTSEGQTETIAERIGDRLTERGHRAPVRNVAENDLDPTGYDAVVIGSSIHMGSHQSSIEGFVRENREALAGRPTGFFQVSLSSATDDPDRRAEAAGYVEDFEDSTAFHPDRVGLFGGALRYSKYGFLKRLLMKQIAKRATGDTDTSRDYEYTDWDEVEAFAEDFAAFVEGRLGEAPPRTE
- a CDS encoding CopG family ribbon-helix-helix protein, producing MPKISVEVPQELLADLDDHVGEEGKFVNRSEAIRASIRKTLDLLDEIDERQGRQTDER
- a CDS encoding queuosine precursor transporter, with the translated sequence MSAERSATPLPLARLGLIAVFVTALITSQVTASKLVGIDIPFSLPLAGSTLIVPAAAFAYAVTFFASDCYAELYGRSEATKLVNVAFAMNFVLLGLVWLAIEAPIFVGSPVDQSPFASVLGSSTGVVAGSMLAYLVSQNLDVFTFHWLRDRTDGRLLWLRNVGSTATSQFVDTVIFITVAFILFKGIPLGDAAGLIVGQYLVKIGVAVFDTPFVYAVVHFVRDREVGANVVPSD
- a CDS encoding IMP cyclohydrolase, with translation MYVGRFVVVAPEVGAYRVSSRSFPNRKAVDRDGTITVAPTADAPETDNPYISYNAVRLTDRGAVIGNGSHVDPIAEKLALGTPARDALAEPLKALDFEKDDYDTPRIAGIVGVSEDDPTAGEAGAAIGIVRRDALVVEAVEEPTLVATYERDDPVPFDLGANDAAGAARELYDHEFEHAVCAAGVSGSAGDYETAIVNE